The Osmia bicornis bicornis chromosome 12, iOsmBic2.1, whole genome shotgun sequence genome includes a region encoding these proteins:
- the LOC114873202 gene encoding homeobox protein B-H2-like: MTVHHHQNHHVAALSGVTVANNGLNLSRMSGLEAHRLENIVERNGVNVERLSNGLDARNNNHAGNNGLERGDASTTMPQRSRFMITDILGGASSKMHQAGLQTQEPPGSPPSTPRDLSVRHQSRTSLSNSNLDEDSDASHHDGASVTSNGGKEDDPKSSSSGTLSSAQSKKQRKARTAFTDHQLQTLERSFERQKYLSVQDRMELAAKLQLTDTQVKTWYQNRRTKWKRQTMVVFENNMAVAAFQELYGSGAAAVPVHPAAGRYWPYPGAHALPTNGLFFQQASAAVTLQKPLPYRLYPPTMILAGPSNPLGSLTASSSLSTMSNYYRDSPEITDGRDRENLERSSRQRDRSRSPVIRDRSPLRKDERLYTPTMVQAGSSNSLGTLTASSNLSNYYRDSPEVTDNRDRENMNRVPRQRDRSKSPALRERSPVRKDERLYPASMLQAGPSNSIGSLTGNSALPMANYYRVSPERENLNRTSRQRDRSSSRDRSPIHGEDSPQSIRADSDEESIHDI, translated from the exons ATGACGGTCCATCATCATCAGAACCACCACGTGGCGGCTTTGAGCGGCGTCACCGTGGCCAATAACGGTCTCAACCTGAGCAGGATGTCCGGCCTGGAGGCGCATCGGCTCGAAAACATCGTCGAGAGGAACGGAGTTAACGTTGAACGATTGTCGAACGGACTCGACGCGAGGAACAATAATCACGCTGGTAACAACGGTTTGGAACGCGGAGACGCATCGACCACGATGCCCCAGAGATCACGTTTCATGATCACCGATATTCTCGGAGGGGCGTCCAGCAAGATGCACCAGGCGGGTCTGCAAACGCAAGAACCACCCGGTAGCCCACCGTCGACACCCAGGGACCTAAGTGTCAGACACCAGTCGAGGACGTCGTTGAGCAACAGCAATCTCGACGAGGATAGCGACGCCAGTCATCACGATGGTGCTTCCGTTACTTCGAATG GCGGCAAGGAGGACGACCCGAAAAGTTCCTCGTCCGGCACCCTGAGCTCGGCGCAAAGCAAGAAACAACGAAAGGCGCGTACAGCTTTCACGGATCATCAACTGCAAACCCTGGAGAGGAGTTTCGAGCGACAAAAGTATCTGAGCGTACAGGACAGGATGGAGCTGGCAGCGAAATTGCAGCTGACCGACACCCAAGTCAAGACATGGTACCAGAACAGAAG AACAAAGTGGAAGAGGCAGACGATGGTCGTGTTCGAGAACAATATGGCAGTTGCGGCTTTCCAGGAGCTTTACGGAAGCGGAGCAGCCGCGGTTCCTGTGCATCCTGCGGCAGGACGATACTGGCCTTACCCAGGTGCACACGCGTTACCAACCAACGGACTCTTCTTCCAGCAAGCATCCGCGGCTGTGACCTTACAAAAACCTCTACCCTACAGACTGTACCCCCCAACGATGATCCTGGCAGGACCGAGTAATCCGCTAGGCTCCTTGACAGCCAGCTCTAGTTTATCGACCATGAGCAACTACTACAGAGACAGTCCAGAAATAACCGACGGAAGGGACAGAGAGAACCTGGAGAGATCGTCGAGGCAAAGGGACAGAAGCAGAAGTCCTGTGATAAGAGACAGATCGCCGTTGAGGAAGGATGAAAGATTATACACACCGACGATGGTACAGGCTGGATCGAGTAACTCCCTTGGAACTCTCACGGCGAGTTCGAACCTGAGCAATTACTACAGAGACAGCCCTGAAGTGACGGACAACAGGGACAGGGAGAACATGAACCGAGTACCTAGACAAAGGGACAGGAGCAAGAGTCCAGCGTTAAGGGAACGATCTCCCGTACGCAAGGACGAGAGACTCTATCCAGCCAGCATGCTTCAAGCAGGTCCTAGCAACAGTATCGGTTCGTTAACAGGCAATTCAGCTCTTCCGATGGCTAATTACTACAGAGTCAGCCCTGAAAGGGAGAATCTGAACAGGACGAGCAGACAGAGAGACAGGAGCAGCAGTCGCGACCGATCACCGATCCACGGAGAGGACAGCCCTCAGAGTATAAGGGCGGACAGCGACGAGGAGAGTATACACGATATCTAG